In a single window of the Campylobacter hyointestinalis subsp. lawsonii genome:
- a CDS encoding tautomerase family protein: protein MPIINIKLADPMPSRQKLDEIAVKITDIMVNDLGKKPERVVINFDEIRSDATYFGAKSVQAIKEGK, encoded by the coding sequence ATGCCAATTATAAATATCAAACTAGCTGACCCTATGCCAAGTCGCCAAAAACTCGATGAAATCGCTGTGAAAATCACTGATATTATGGTAAATGATCTAGGCAAAAAGCCTGAGCGTGTGGTTATAAATTTTGATGAGATTAGAAGTGATGCGACGTATTTTGGAGCCAAATCAGTCCAAGCTATAAAGGAGGGCAAATAA
- the bcp gene encoding thioredoxin-dependent thiol peroxidase: MEAKNPNFTQEDLERKVTLKAGDKAPEFELENADGVKISLKDFKGKNVILYFYPKDNTPGCTTEACEFSANYDEFIANDCVIVGISPDSVKSHSNFIQKQSLKHILLSDPDKEVAKAYGVWQVRKNYGKEYLGIVRTTFVIDKDGKISKVYKSVKAAGHALKVLADLVK, from the coding sequence ATGGAGGCTAAAAATCCAAATTTCACTCAAGAGGATTTAGAGCGTAAAGTTACCTTAAAAGCCGGTGATAAGGCGCCTGAATTTGAGCTAGAAAATGCCGATGGGGTTAAAATTTCGCTTAAAGATTTTAAGGGTAAAAATGTGATTTTGTATTTTTATCCAAAGGATAATACCCCAGGTTGCACGACTGAGGCGTGTGAATTTAGCGCTAATTATGATGAGTTTATCGCTAATGATTGCGTGATTGTAGGCATAAGCCCTGATAGCGTCAAATCACACTCAAATTTCATACAAAAACAGAGTCTTAAACACATACTTTTAAGCGATCCAGATAAAGAAGTGGCTAAGGCTTATGGAGTTTGGCAAGTTAGAAAAAACTATGGAAAAGAGTATTTGGGGATAGTTCGCACGACTTTTGTGATAGACAAAGATGGGAAAATCTCAAAAGTCTATAAAAGCGTAAAAGCTGCCGGTCACGCTCTTAAAGTCTTAGCAGATTTAGTAAAATAA
- a CDS encoding DNA cytosine methyltransferase, whose amino-acid sequence MWKLTPKECFNLQGFPKEFNLPNIADSHLYKQSGNSVCVNVIKRIAQRLN is encoded by the coding sequence ATTTGGAAATTAACACCTAAAGAGTGCTTTAACTTACAAGGTTTTCCAAAGGAATTTAATCTGCCAAATATAGCCGATAGTCATCTGTATAAGCAATCAGGAAATTCGGTTTGTGTAAATGTGATAAAAAGAATAGCACAAAGATTAAATTAA
- a CDS encoding branched-chain amino acid transaminase, whose amino-acid sequence MALPEAEHIWFDGKLIAWKDATVHVLSHSLHYGNAVFEGVRAYQTPKGLAIFKLAEHTKRLFESAKACGIKIPFTQEEINKAHVELLKSNTYTDNVYIRPLVFLGYGKMGVSHIGCPVNVAIAAWQWGAYMGEDALEKGIKVKISSWMKPAPFSMMAKAKASANYFNSQMANFEALEAGCDEALLLDPQGFIAEGSGECFFIVRDGVIITPPNDTSLESITQKTVIAIAKDLGYEVVRNRITRDEAYNADEAFFTGTAAEVTPISNIDSRIIGSGKRGEVATRLQQAYFDVVMGKNPKYEHFLTYAK is encoded by the coding sequence ATGGCACTACCAGAAGCAGAGCATATATGGTTTGATGGTAAATTAATAGCTTGGAAAGACGCGACCGTTCACGTTTTGTCACACTCACTACACTACGGAAATGCCGTATTTGAAGGCGTAAGGGCGTATCAAACTCCAAAAGGTTTGGCTATCTTTAAACTCGCCGAACATACAAAAAGACTTTTTGAGTCTGCAAAGGCTTGTGGGATAAAAATACCTTTTACGCAAGAAGAGATAAATAAAGCCCACGTAGAACTTCTAAAAAGCAACACCTACACCGATAATGTCTATATCCGCCCACTTGTATTTTTAGGGTATGGTAAAATGGGCGTTAGTCATATCGGATGCCCTGTAAATGTCGCTATAGCAGCGTGGCAATGGGGTGCTTATATGGGCGAAGATGCACTTGAAAAAGGTATCAAAGTCAAAATCTCATCTTGGATGAAGCCAGCTCCATTTTCTATGATGGCAAAAGCAAAAGCAAGCGCAAATTACTTCAACTCTCAAATGGCAAATTTCGAAGCTTTAGAGGCTGGTTGCGATGAAGCTTTACTTCTTGATCCGCAAGGATTTATCGCTGAGGGCAGTGGCGAATGCTTCTTTATAGTAAGAGATGGCGTTATAATCACTCCACCAAACGATACAAGCTTAGAGAGCATCACTCAAAAAACAGTCATAGCCATAGCAAAAGACCTAGGATACGAAGTCGTGCGTAACCGTATCACTAGAGATGAAGCCTACAATGCAGATGAAGCATTCTTTACAGGAACAGCAGCAGAAGTCACTCCGATAAGCAATATAGATAGCAGAATCATCGGTAGTGGCAAAAGAGGCGAAGTAGCCACAAGATTACAACAAGCGTATTTTGACGTTGTAATGGGTAAAAATCCAAAATATGAGCATTTCTTAACATATGCAAAATAA